The Paenibacillus macerans genome includes a window with the following:
- the purM gene encoding phosphoribosylformylglycinamidine cyclo-ligase: MSEAYKNAGVDIAAGNEAVERMKKHVKRTFRPEVMTDLGGFGALFGLNKDKYEEPVLVSGTDGVGTKLKIAFAMDKHDTIGIDAVAMCVNDIVVQGAEPLFFLDYLACDKVVPEKIEAIVAGIAEGCSQSGCALIGGETAEMPGMYGEGEYDIAGFTVGVVDKRKIVNGSTIAPGDTVIGLASSGVHSNGFSLVRKLLLEEAGYSLQDTLPELGGQKLGEVLLTPTKLYVKPVLSLLERVDVKGMAHITGGGFIENIPRVLPEGVNVEIESGSWPILPIFELLQQKGSVSSRDMFTTFNMGIGLVIIVAADQAEAALQTLGEAGESPYVIGKVTAGRREVTFAGADV; the protein is encoded by the coding sequence GTGTCAGAAGCATACAAAAACGCCGGCGTCGATATTGCGGCCGGGAATGAAGCCGTGGAGCGGATGAAAAAACACGTCAAGCGAACGTTTCGTCCGGAAGTGATGACGGATCTGGGCGGCTTCGGGGCTTTGTTCGGATTGAACAAAGACAAATATGAGGAGCCGGTTCTGGTCTCCGGGACGGACGGCGTGGGCACCAAGCTGAAAATCGCGTTTGCGATGGATAAGCACGATACGATCGGCATCGACGCGGTAGCGATGTGCGTCAACGACATCGTCGTGCAGGGCGCGGAGCCGCTGTTTTTCCTCGATTACCTCGCTTGCGACAAGGTCGTTCCTGAGAAAATCGAGGCGATCGTCGCCGGGATCGCCGAAGGCTGCAGCCAGTCCGGCTGCGCGCTGATCGGCGGCGAAACCGCCGAAATGCCGGGCATGTACGGCGAAGGCGAATACGACATCGCCGGCTTCACCGTCGGCGTCGTCGACAAGCGCAAAATCGTCAACGGCAGCACCATCGCTCCCGGCGATACGGTGATCGGCCTCGCTTCCAGCGGCGTGCACAGCAACGGTTTTTCGCTGGTGCGCAAGCTGCTGCTGGAGGAGGCCGGATACAGCCTGCAGGATACGCTGCCGGAGCTGGGCGGGCAGAAGCTTGGCGAGGTGCTGCTGACGCCGACCAAGCTGTACGTGAAGCCGGTGCTTTCCCTGCTCGAGCGGGTCGACGTCAAAGGCATGGCGCACATTACGGGCGGCGGATTTATCGAAAATATCCCGCGCGTGCTGCCGGAAGGCGTAAATGTGGAGATCGAATCCGGCTCGTGGCCGATTTTGCCGATCTTTGAGCTTTTGCAGCAAAAGGGCAGCGTCAGCAGCCGCGACATGTTCACCACCTTCAACATGGGGATCGGGCTGGTCATCATCGTTGCCGCCGATCAGGCGGAGGCAGCCCTGCAAACGCTGGGCGAGGCCGGCGAAAGCCCGTACGTCATCGGCAAAGTGACCGCAGGCCGCCGGGAAGTGACGTTTGCCGGGGCGGACGTGTAA
- the purD gene encoding phosphoribosylamine--glycine ligase, translated as MDILVIGGGGREHAICWSLAKSPKAGKLYCAPGNAGIGQVAELVPIQVHEFDKLAAFAEENGVGLVVVGPDDPLADGIVDVFETKNIPVFGPRKNAAHIEGSKTFMKDLLKKYGIPTAAYEKFDSYEPALAYLRSRPVPIVIKADGLAAGKGVTVAFTREQAEAALKDIMVEKVFGESGSQVVIEEFLEGQEMSILSFVDGETVRPMAAAQDHKQVYDGDKGQNTGGMGTYSPLPHIASGIIEEAVETIIKPTAKAMVAEGRPFRGVLFAGLMITPDGKPKTIEFNARFGDPETQVVLPRLKSDLLDIFLAAVNGTLDQAEIEWSDEAAVCVVLASGGYPASYPKGLPIAGLDEVREALVFHAGTARNEAGEWVTNGGRVLGVVGLGQSIAEARDKAYQAAERITFEGKHNRTDIAAKALV; from the coding sequence ATGGATATATTGGTGATTGGCGGGGGCGGGCGCGAGCACGCGATTTGCTGGAGCTTGGCGAAAAGCCCCAAAGCCGGCAAGCTTTATTGCGCCCCGGGCAACGCGGGAATCGGCCAGGTGGCTGAACTGGTTCCGATTCAGGTGCATGAATTCGACAAGCTGGCCGCGTTTGCCGAGGAGAATGGCGTCGGCTTGGTCGTGGTCGGGCCTGACGATCCCTTGGCCGATGGCATTGTCGACGTGTTCGAGACTAAGAACATTCCGGTGTTCGGTCCGCGCAAAAACGCGGCCCATATCGAAGGCAGCAAAACGTTTATGAAGGATTTGCTGAAAAAATACGGCATTCCGACAGCGGCTTACGAGAAGTTCGACAGCTATGAGCCGGCCTTGGCGTATTTGCGCAGCCGGCCGGTGCCGATCGTCATTAAGGCGGACGGGCTGGCGGCGGGCAAAGGCGTGACGGTCGCCTTCACTCGCGAACAGGCGGAAGCGGCTTTGAAGGACATTATGGTCGAGAAGGTGTTCGGTGAGTCCGGAAGCCAGGTTGTTATCGAAGAATTTCTCGAAGGCCAGGAAATGTCGATCCTTTCGTTCGTGGACGGGGAAACGGTGCGGCCGATGGCGGCGGCGCAGGATCACAAGCAGGTTTACGACGGCGACAAAGGGCAGAACACGGGCGGCATGGGCACCTATTCCCCGCTGCCGCACATCGCCTCCGGCATCATTGAAGAAGCGGTCGAAACGATCATCAAACCGACGGCCAAGGCGATGGTGGCCGAGGGCCGGCCGTTCCGCGGCGTGTTGTTCGCCGGGCTGATGATTACGCCGGACGGCAAGCCGAAGACGATCGAATTCAACGCCCGCTTCGGCGATCCGGAAACCCAGGTCGTGCTGCCGCGGCTGAAAAGCGATCTGCTCGATATTTTTCTGGCGGCGGTGAACGGCACCTTGGATCAGGCGGAAATCGAGTGGAGCGATGAAGCGGCCGTGTGCGTTGTGCTGGCTTCTGGCGGTTATCCGGCTTCCTATCCGAAAGGCCTGCCGATTGCAGGCTTGGATGAGGTGCGGGAGGCCCTCGTGTTCCATGCCGGAACGGCCCGCAACGAAGCCGGGGAATGGGTCACGAACGGCGGCCGCGTTCTGGGCGTCGTCGGACTTGGCCAATCGATCGCCGAAGCGCGGGACAAGGCTTATCAAGCTGCGGAGCGGATCACGTTCGAGGGCAAGCACAACCGTACGGATATCGCCGCCAAGGCCCTCGTATAG
- a CDS encoding GntR family transcriptional regulator, protein MGIEFDNNLPIYLQIMNYLKKEIVTGKLKAGDKIPSVRELAAELQINPNTVQRTFQELEREAVVETKRGLGRYVTSEESKIMTIKKEMAGELLDRFIGGMQELGFSNQDIAAIVAEAVQGEERR, encoded by the coding sequence GTGGGCATCGAATTCGACAACAATCTGCCGATTTATTTGCAAATCATGAACTATTTGAAAAAGGAGATTGTTACCGGCAAGTTGAAGGCCGGGGACAAAATCCCCTCCGTGCGAGAATTGGCAGCCGAACTGCAAATCAACCCGAATACCGTGCAGCGGACTTTTCAGGAATTGGAGCGTGAAGCCGTCGTGGAAACGAAACGCGGACTCGGAAGATATGTGACCAGCGAGGAATCGAAAATTATGACGATCAAAAAAGAAATGGCCGGCGAATTGCTTGACCGCTTCATCGGCGGGATGCAGGAGCTCGGCTTCAGCAATCAGGATATCGCGGCGATTGTCGCAGAAGCCGTACAAGGCGAAGAACGGCGATAG
- the ilvA gene encoding threonine ammonia-lyase IlvA: protein MKQAERQTVGMEDIVKAHHVLSEVVVRTPLQLDATLSLRYGCNVYLKREDLQVVRSFKIRGAYNMIRSLQPEDLQRGIVCASAGNHAQGVAFSCNALGIRGKIFMPSTTPNQKVKQVKRFGGDHVEVVLTGDTYDDAYEEAMKACTEGGMTFIHPFDDPKIVAGNGTIGMEIMENLNVPADYVFVTIGGGGLVSGVGTYLKTVSPQTKVIGVEPAGAASMTEALKQKQVVTLEAIDKFVDGAAVKRVGDLNYEISAKILDDIVQVPEGKACTTILELYNDSAIVVEPAGALPVSALDMYRDQIRGKNVVCIISGGNNDIDRMQEMKERSLIYEGLKHYFLINFPQRAGALREFLEQVLGPNDDITRFEYTKKHNKENGPALVGIELSDKADYEALIGRMASKGIAYTELNRDLNLFNLLI from the coding sequence ATGAAGCAGGCGGAACGCCAAACGGTAGGTATGGAAGATATCGTCAAAGCGCATCATGTGCTGAGCGAGGTTGTGGTGCGGACTCCGCTGCAGCTGGATGCAACGTTATCGTTAAGATACGGCTGCAACGTATATTTAAAAAGAGAAGATCTCCAGGTCGTGCGTTCTTTTAAAATCCGCGGGGCCTACAATATGATCCGCAGCCTCCAGCCGGAGGATTTGCAGCGGGGGATCGTTTGCGCGAGCGCCGGCAACCATGCGCAGGGCGTGGCTTTTTCCTGCAACGCGCTGGGAATCCGGGGCAAAATTTTTATGCCAAGCACGACGCCAAACCAGAAAGTTAAGCAGGTAAAACGCTTTGGCGGCGACCATGTCGAGGTTGTGCTGACCGGCGACACGTACGACGACGCTTATGAAGAAGCGATGAAAGCGTGCACCGAGGGCGGAATGACATTCATCCACCCGTTTGATGACCCGAAAATCGTCGCCGGCAACGGGACGATCGGCATGGAGATCATGGAGAACCTCAATGTGCCGGCCGACTATGTGTTTGTGACGATCGGCGGCGGGGGCTTGGTGTCGGGCGTGGGCACGTATTTGAAAACGGTCAGCCCGCAGACGAAAGTGATCGGGGTCGAACCGGCGGGCGCGGCTTCGATGACGGAAGCGCTAAAACAGAAGCAAGTGGTGACGCTGGAAGCGATCGACAAGTTCGTGGACGGTGCGGCGGTCAAACGCGTCGGGGATTTGAACTACGAAATCAGTGCGAAAATCCTCGACGATATCGTTCAGGTGCCGGAGGGCAAGGCGTGCACGACGATTTTGGAGCTGTACAACGACAGCGCCATCGTTGTGGAACCGGCCGGAGCGCTGCCGGTGTCCGCGCTCGATATGTATCGCGACCAAATCCGCGGCAAAAATGTCGTATGCATCATCAGCGGCGGGAACAACGACATCGACCGGATGCAGGAAATGAAGGAGCGCTCGTTGATCTACGAGGGGCTGAAGCATTATTTCCTGATCAACTTCCCGCAGCGCGCCGGCGCCCTGCGCGAGTTCCTGGAGCAGGTGCTGGGCCCGAACGACGACATCACCCGGTTCGAATATACGAAAAAGCACAACAAGGAAAACGGCCCGGCCCTGGTCGGCATCGAGCTGAGCGACAAGGCGGATTACGAAGCGCTGATCGGCAGAATGGCCTCGAAAGGCATCGCCTATACCGAGCTCAACCGGGACTTGAACCTGTTTAATTTGCTGATTTGA
- a CDS encoding ABC transporter ATP-binding protein has translation MDELLKLKGVSKSYGGKKALRGISLGIGKGKIVGLLGPNGSGKSTLMKIVAGLIPVSNGQVMVDGTPVGLKTKSLVSFMPDRPLTESWMKVRDAVGFYRDFYADFDEEKARTMLKFMQLNEGDKISSLSKGMNERLQLTLTLSRNAKLYLLDEPIGGVDPVARAKILDAIVEFYSEDSSLIVSTHLVRDIERIFDEVVFIREGEIVMQEEVEGLRMKYGKSVDDMFKEVFAE, from the coding sequence ATGGATGAACTACTGAAGCTGAAGGGCGTGTCCAAGTCTTACGGCGGCAAAAAGGCGCTGCGCGGCATATCTTTGGGCATCGGCAAGGGTAAAATCGTGGGCCTGCTCGGTCCGAACGGCAGCGGCAAAAGCACGCTGATGAAGATCGTCGCCGGTTTGATTCCGGTTTCTAACGGCCAAGTAATGGTAGACGGTACGCCGGTAGGGTTGAAGACCAAGTCGCTCGTCTCCTTTATGCCGGATCGGCCGCTGACGGAGTCGTGGATGAAGGTGCGCGACGCGGTAGGGTTTTACCGGGATTTCTACGCCGATTTTGACGAGGAAAAGGCCCGGACGATGCTGAAGTTTATGCAGCTGAATGAAGGGGATAAGATCAGTTCGCTGTCCAAAGGGATGAATGAGCGGCTGCAGCTTACGCTGACGCTGTCGCGGAACGCCAAGCTGTATTTGCTGGATGAACCGATTGGAGGCGTAGACCCGGTAGCGCGGGCTAAAATTTTGGATGCGATCGTGGAGTTTTACAGCGAGGACAGCAGTTTGATCGTTTCCACGCATTTGGTGCGGGACATCGAGCGGATTTTCGATGAAGTCGTCTTCATCCGCGAAGGGGAAATCGTCATGCAGGAAGAGGTTGAAGGCTTGCGGATGAAGTATGGCAAGAGCGTAGACGACATGTTTAAAGAGGTGTTTGCGGAATGA
- the purH gene encoding bifunctional phosphoribosylaminoimidazolecarboxamide formyltransferase/IMP cyclohydrolase — protein sequence MSIKRALVSVSDKTGIVDFCRELSQLGVEIISTGGTKNLLSKEGVPVIGISDVTGFPEILDGRVKTLHPAVHSGLLAIRDSEEHQAQMKELGLDYIDLVVVNLYPFQETIAKPDVSYEDAIENIDIGGPTMLRSAAKNHAFVSVVVDAADYGTVLAEIRAGGDTTLDTRKRLAAKVFRHTAAYDALISDYLSKVTGDPLPERYTVTYEKIQDLRYGENPHQQAAFYRKPLAAADTLTNAEQLHGKELSYNNINDANAALQIVKEFEEPAVVAVKHMNPCGVGVGSSILEAYQKAYEADPVSIFGGIVAANRIIDADTATLLKEIFLEIILAPGFTEEALDILTKKKNIRLLKLGGLELGSKRSSQFVVTSIDGGMVVQESDVHVLKESDLQVVTDRKPTEEELKQLLFGWKVVKHVKSNAIVLAKDDMTIGVGAGQMNRVGAAKIAIEQAGEKSKGSVLASDAFFPMGDTLEAAAKAGITAVIQPGGSVKDEESIKVANEYGIAMVFTGVRHFKH from the coding sequence TTGAGTATCAAAAGAGCGCTGGTAAGCGTGTCGGATAAAACGGGGATCGTGGATTTTTGCCGCGAGCTGTCGCAGTTGGGCGTGGAGATCATTTCAACGGGAGGAACAAAAAACCTGCTGTCGAAGGAAGGAGTGCCGGTGATCGGCATTTCCGATGTGACCGGTTTTCCGGAAATTTTGGACGGACGCGTTAAAACGCTGCACCCGGCCGTCCACAGCGGGCTGCTGGCGATCCGCGACAGCGAAGAGCATCAGGCCCAAATGAAGGAGCTGGGTCTGGATTACATCGACCTGGTCGTTGTTAACCTGTATCCGTTCCAGGAGACGATCGCCAAGCCGGACGTGAGTTATGAGGATGCGATTGAAAATATCGACATCGGCGGGCCGACCATGCTGCGTTCCGCGGCCAAAAATCACGCCTTCGTCAGCGTGGTTGTCGATGCGGCCGATTACGGCACGGTTCTTGCGGAAATCCGCGCGGGCGGGGATACGACGCTGGACACGCGCAAACGGCTTGCGGCCAAAGTTTTCCGCCATACGGCGGCTTATGATGCCCTGATTTCCGATTATTTGTCGAAGGTGACCGGCGATCCGCTGCCGGAACGCTACACCGTGACCTATGAGAAAATCCAGGATTTGCGCTACGGCGAAAATCCGCACCAACAAGCGGCGTTCTACCGCAAACCGCTGGCCGCGGCGGATACGTTGACCAATGCGGAGCAACTGCACGGCAAGGAATTGTCCTACAACAACATCAATGACGCCAACGCGGCGCTGCAAATCGTGAAAGAATTCGAGGAGCCGGCTGTCGTTGCGGTGAAGCATATGAACCCTTGCGGGGTAGGCGTAGGCAGCAGCATTTTGGAGGCCTATCAAAAAGCGTATGAGGCTGATCCGGTGTCGATCTTCGGCGGCATCGTCGCTGCCAACCGCATTATCGATGCCGATACCGCGACATTGCTTAAGGAGATTTTCCTGGAGATCATTTTGGCGCCGGGCTTTACCGAGGAAGCGCTGGACATTTTGACGAAAAAGAAAAACATCCGCCTCTTGAAGCTCGGCGGCCTGGAGCTCGGCAGCAAACGCAGCAGCCAGTTTGTCGTGACTTCGATCGACGGCGGCATGGTCGTTCAGGAGAGCGATGTTCATGTGCTGAAGGAATCCGATCTGCAGGTCGTCACCGACCGCAAGCCAACCGAGGAAGAACTCAAGCAGCTGCTGTTCGGCTGGAAAGTAGTTAAGCATGTGAAATCCAATGCGATCGTACTGGCCAAGGACGATATGACGATCGGCGTCGGCGCCGGTCAGATGAACCGCGTCGGTGCGGCGAAAATCGCCATTGAGCAGGCCGGAGAAAAGTCGAAAGGCAGCGTGTTGGCCTCGGATGCGTTTTTCCCGATGGGCGATACGCTGGAAGCGGCGGCCAAGGCCGGCATTACGGCGGTTATTCAGCCTGGCGGCTCGGTTAAGGACGAGGAGTCGATCAAGGTCGCGAACGAGTACGGCATCGCCATGGTATTTACCGGCGTCCGCCATTTCAAACATTAA
- the purN gene encoding phosphoribosylglycinamide formyltransferase gives MAAGFRIAVFASGQGSNFQNLLDASRAGTLGADIVLLVCDKPQAPVVERARKAGVDCFLFQPKDYARREDYEAEVAAELDKRQIDLVVLAGYMRLLTPVLVEPYAGKMINIHPSLLPAFPGKNAIGQAWDYGVKVTGITVHLVDGGMDTGAVIAQEPVEILASDTLESLEARIHAAEQQLYPQVVSWFAKSRIKVNGRKVTVLSDEEQ, from the coding sequence ATGGCGGCGGGTTTTCGGATCGCGGTGTTCGCCTCCGGGCAGGGCAGCAATTTTCAAAATTTGCTGGATGCTTCCCGGGCGGGAACGCTTGGCGCAGACATCGTGCTGCTGGTGTGCGACAAACCGCAGGCGCCCGTCGTTGAACGGGCCCGCAAGGCCGGGGTCGACTGTTTTCTTTTTCAACCTAAGGACTATGCGCGGCGGGAAGATTATGAGGCGGAAGTTGCCGCGGAGCTGGACAAGCGGCAGATCGACCTGGTCGTTTTGGCCGGGTATATGCGGCTGTTGACCCCGGTGCTGGTGGAGCCTTACGCCGGGAAAATGATCAACATCCATCCTTCGCTGCTTCCGGCTTTTCCGGGCAAAAACGCGATCGGGCAAGCGTGGGACTACGGCGTTAAAGTGACTGGGATAACGGTGCATTTGGTCGACGGGGGAATGGATACGGGCGCTGTCATCGCCCAAGAACCGGTGGAGATTCTCGCCTCGGATACCCTGGAGTCGCTGGAGGCCAGAATCCATGCCGCGGAACAGCAGTTATACCCGCAAGTCGTGTCGTGGTTTGCCAAAAGCCGTATTAAGGTGAACGGCCGGAAAGTGACGGTTCTGTCGGATGAGGAACAATAG